A single region of the Carassius gibelio isolate Cgi1373 ecotype wild population from Czech Republic chromosome A14, carGib1.2-hapl.c, whole genome shotgun sequence genome encodes:
- the LOC128027774 gene encoding complexin-1 yields MNFVMKQALGGATKDMGKMLGGEEEKDPDAERKEEERQEALRQQEEERKAKYAKMEAERESLRQGIRDKYGIKKKEEKEAEAQAAMEQASEGSLTRPKKAIPAGCGDEEEEEESIVDTVMKFLPGPLQDMFNKK; encoded by the exons GGGCGACCAAAGACATGGGGAAAATGCTGGGGGGCGAGGAGGAGAAGGACCCTGATGCCGAGAGAAAGGAGGAAGAAAGACAGGAAGCCCTCAGGCAACAAGAGGAGGAGAGGAAAGCAAAGTATGCAAAAATGGAAGCGGAGAGGGAATCGCTTCGACAGGGCATCAGGGACAAG TACGGTATAAAGAAGAAGGAAGAGAAGGAGGCAGAAGCACAGGCAGCCATGGAGCAGGCATCAGAAGGCAGTCTGACCCGCCCCAAGAAAGCCATCCCCGCCGGCTGCGGTgacgaagaagaggaggaggaaagcATCGTGGACACCGTCATGAAGTTTCTCCCAGGCCCGCTTCAAGATATGTTCAATAAAAAGTAA